A genome region from Vibrio tapetis subsp. tapetis includes the following:
- the frsA gene encoding esterase FrsA gives MSEEISKNLSENLFVKHKQAKETSGLTQYIPSSLDMLEEKKRNGGYSWYRNLRRLQWIWQGVDPIEQEGVLARIAGSVHSRSDDEWLDTVMGYHSGNWAYEWTKLGMQHQKRGNEMEGEDGADQLFNAALCFSIAGYPHLKNDNLALQAQTLANGAYAEGAKRTKYVVKQIEVPYRNKKIIANLHLSQTDKPQPVVIVSAGLDSLQTDMWKLFRDYLAPKNIAMLTVDMPSVGHSAHWSLSEDSSCLHQAVLEHLPSLPWVDHFKVGLLGLRFGGNAMVRLSFLEQDKIKGCVTLGAPIHDILASPAKLKEMPKMYLDVLASRLGKTTVDINSLAGQMGAWSLKAQGILSSRRTKVPILAMGLENDPICPYSDNQMVAIFSEYGKAKKIQSKSITQGYEQSLDLAIKWLEEELFR, from the coding sequence ATGAGCGAAGAAATCAGCAAAAACCTATCTGAAAACCTATTTGTTAAACACAAACAAGCCAAAGAAACTTCTGGGTTAACTCAATACATCCCAAGCAGCCTAGACATGTTAGAGGAAAAGAAACGTAATGGAGGTTACTCTTGGTACCGTAACCTCAGACGTTTACAGTGGATTTGGCAAGGTGTAGATCCAATAGAGCAGGAAGGGGTGTTGGCTCGTATTGCCGGTTCTGTTCATTCTCGAAGTGATGATGAATGGCTTGATACCGTCATGGGGTACCATTCAGGTAACTGGGCTTACGAATGGACGAAGCTAGGGATGCAGCATCAGAAACGCGGTAATGAAATGGAAGGCGAAGACGGTGCAGACCAACTGTTTAACGCTGCTCTGTGTTTTAGCATTGCGGGCTACCCTCATTTAAAAAATGATAACTTGGCATTACAAGCGCAAACTCTCGCCAACGGAGCGTATGCCGAAGGGGCCAAAAGAACCAAATACGTTGTTAAGCAAATTGAAGTCCCTTATAGAAACAAGAAAATCATTGCTAACCTACACCTTTCACAAACGGATAAACCTCAACCTGTCGTCATTGTTAGTGCCGGACTCGACAGTTTACAGACGGATATGTGGAAGCTGTTTCGAGACTACTTAGCACCAAAAAATATCGCGATGCTTACTGTTGATATGCCGTCTGTTGGCCATAGTGCCCATTGGAGTCTCAGTGAAGACTCATCGTGTTTGCATCAAGCCGTGTTGGAGCACTTGCCTTCATTACCTTGGGTTGACCACTTTAAAGTCGGTCTATTAGGGCTTAGGTTTGGAGGTAATGCGATGGTGCGTTTATCATTTTTAGAACAAGATAAAATAAAAGGGTGTGTCACCTTAGGCGCGCCAATTCACGACATACTAGCGTCACCCGCCAAGTTAAAAGAAATGCCAAAAATGTATTTAGATGTTTTGGCGTCTCGCCTGGGGAAAACAACGGTTGATATTAATAGCCTAGCGGGACAAATGGGAGCATGGTCGCTGAAAGCACAAGGAATTTTGAGCAGCCGCCGAACCAAAGTGCCCATTTTAGCCATGGGTTTAGAAAATGATCCAATCTGTCCTTATAGTGATAACCAAATGGTGGCGATCTTCAGTGAATATGGCAAGGCGAAGAAAATTCAATCAAAAAGTATCACTCAAGGATATGAGCAATCCCTCGATTTAGCGATAAAATGGCTGGAAGAAGAATTATTTAGGTGA
- the crl gene encoding sigma factor-binding protein Crl — MSDVTASPTHYRLLSTLKAIGPYLREPLSEDGHYLFDCLSVCVSDKKSPEEREFWGWWMELDKQDSNFVATYHLGLYNEEGNWVDKKVPAKALPEVQRTLDSFDEKLRLELQKKFELTHELHPDSVKVTE; from the coding sequence ATGTCAGATGTGACCGCGAGTCCAACCCATTACCGTTTGCTATCGACCTTAAAGGCTATTGGTCCTTACTTGAGAGAACCGTTGTCTGAAGACGGTCATTATCTATTCGATTGTCTGTCTGTTTGCGTGAGTGATAAGAAATCCCCTGAAGAGCGTGAGTTTTGGGGATGGTGGATGGAACTTGATAAACAAGATTCCAATTTTGTTGCGACCTATCACTTAGGTTTATACAACGAAGAAGGCAATTGGGTTGATAAAAAAGTCCCAGCCAAAGCGTTACCTGAAGTACAACGGACACTGGATAGCTTTGATGAGAAGCTGCGATTAGAATTACAAAAGAAGTTTGAATTAACCCACGAACTTCATCCAGATTCAGTTAAAGTTACCGAATAA